A window of the Candidatus Tisiphia endosymbiont of Dascillus cervinus genome harbors these coding sequences:
- a CDS encoding MFS transporter has protein sequence MSKPKSVFLSAISGNILEYYDFTVYSVFALVIGHTFFPSSSKFLQILLALGVFAVGFITRPIGGIFFGYVGDKYGRRIALIISMLGMTIPTFTMGLIPSYHDIGVYAPIILIIMRLFQGLCISGEGAGAAIFILEHHQNLRPGFTAGLVHGSNMAGTLIATLVGIIIEQYFYHFDFAWRFAFLLGGAMGLVGFYLRLRVSETPIFKMLAEQKKTLKAPFINVVKTAWKAMFLTFCTGAVASSVVYLVKTYIIVYYHDVMHLDNTIALTYMLYANFISMVSMPLFGGLTDIIGKFKTLALISLAILILALPILLSMSLPFMWQQILALTILGILSGAIAGAAYSFIISLFTPEQKFSGVSFSYNLGIAIFGGTSPLISRWLVEKTGLFYAPAFYIMTTSSIFLVIIYFMRNEIRRLLSRNSFKTRKRYNKLF, from the coding sequence ATGAGCAAACCTAAATCCGTTTTTTTATCAGCAATTTCAGGAAATATACTAGAATATTATGATTTCACAGTATATTCAGTATTTGCATTAGTAATTGGTCACACATTTTTTCCTTCAAGCTCAAAATTTTTACAAATATTATTGGCTCTCGGGGTATTTGCAGTAGGATTCATTACTAGACCAATTGGTGGTATATTTTTTGGTTATGTTGGCGATAAATATGGAAGGCGTATAGCCTTAATTATTTCCATGCTTGGTATGACTATACCAACATTTACTATGGGACTAATTCCTTCTTATCATGACATAGGAGTTTATGCACCGATAATATTAATCATAATGCGTCTTTTTCAAGGCTTATGTATTAGTGGTGAAGGGGCTGGAGCTGCTATTTTTATTCTAGAACATCATCAAAATTTACGACCAGGTTTTACTGCTGGTTTAGTACATGGCTCAAATATGGCTGGTACGTTAATAGCCACCCTTGTAGGAATTATTATTGAACAATATTTTTATCATTTTGATTTTGCTTGGCGTTTTGCATTTTTACTAGGCGGGGCTATGGGGCTTGTCGGTTTCTATTTGCGTCTTCGTGTATCAGAGACTCCAATTTTCAAAATGTTAGCTGAACAAAAGAAAACTTTAAAAGCACCTTTTATCAACGTAGTTAAGACAGCTTGGAAAGCGATGTTTTTAACCTTTTGTACAGGTGCAGTTGCTAGTAGCGTCGTCTATTTAGTAAAAACCTATATCATTGTGTATTACCATGATGTTATGCACCTTGATAATACAATTGCTCTTACTTATATGTTATATGCAAATTTTATATCGATGGTATCTATGCCATTATTTGGTGGATTAACTGATATTATTGGAAAATTTAAGACTTTAGCTTTAATAAGCTTAGCAATCTTGATATTAGCTTTACCTATTTTGTTATCTATGTCATTACCGTTCATGTGGCAACAAATTCTAGCACTAACTATCTTAGGTATTCTTAGTGGGGCAATAGCTGGGGCAGCCTATAGCTTTATTATATCTTTATTTACTCCTGAACAAAAATTTTCAGGGGTATCCTTTAGTTATAATTTGGGTATTGCTATATTTGGTGGTACTTCTCCTCTTATTTCTCGTTGGCTTGTTGAAAAAACAGGCTTGTTTTATGCCCCTGCCTTTTATATTATGACTACTTCTAGTATATTTTTAGTTATCATTTATTTTATGAGAAATGAAATAAGACGTTTACTTAGCAGGAATTCTTTCAAAACTAGAAAGAGATATAATAAGTTGTTTTAA
- the hemF gene encoding oxygen-dependent coproporphyrinogen oxidase — protein MMISNKEKVVTWFTNLRDQVCTEFEKIELEYSKVQGLAAARFIRTPWDRKNGGGGVMSVMRGNLFEKVGVNISTVFGELSPEFSKNIPGTENSRQFFATGISIVAHLTSPLVPAVHFNTRYIETANHWFGGGGDLTPFYPNENETTKFHNAFKHACDKHDPNYYPKFTKQCDEYFYLKHRNEPRGVGGIFYDYLNTGNFNNDFSFTKDVGQTFLTVYPEIVRTKMLLPWTSEQKDYQLVRRGRYVEFNLLYDRGTMFGLMTDGNVEAILMSLPPEVRW, from the coding sequence ATTATGATTAGCAACAAAGAGAAAGTAGTAACATGGTTTACAAATTTACGTGATCAAGTATGTACTGAATTCGAGAAAATTGAACTTGAATATAGTAAGGTGCAAGGTTTAGCTGCTGCGAGATTCATACGAACACCATGGGACAGAAAAAACGGCGGTGGTGGCGTAATGTCTGTAATGCGTGGTAACTTATTCGAGAAAGTTGGGGTGAATATTTCTACAGTTTTTGGAGAATTATCTCCAGAGTTTAGTAAAAATATACCGGGTACGGAAAATAGTAGGCAATTCTTTGCTACTGGTATTTCTATCGTGGCTCATCTTACTTCTCCATTGGTACCAGCGGTACATTTCAACACCCGCTATATTGAAACTGCTAATCATTGGTTTGGCGGTGGTGGAGACCTAACGCCATTTTACCCTAATGAAAATGAGACGACAAAATTTCATAATGCTTTTAAACATGCTTGTGATAAACATGATCCAAATTATTATCCTAAATTTACAAAACAATGTGATGAGTATTTTTACTTAAAACATAGAAATGAGCCAAGGGGAGTAGGCGGTATATTTTATGATTATTTAAATACTGGAAATTTTAATAATGATTTTTCTTTTACTAAGGACGTAGGACAAACATTTTTAACAGTATATCCTGAAATTGTTAGAACAAAGATGTTACTGCCTTGGACTAGTGAACAAAAGGATTATCAATTAGTGCGTCGTGGTAGATATGTTGAATTTAACTTATTATATGATCGTGGGACAATGTTTGGCTTAATGACAGATGGCAACGTTGAAGCAATATTAATGTCTTTACCCCCAGAAGTACGTTGGTAA
- a CDS encoding SURF1 family protein, with the protein MGKCQVQLLPLLLTILAFVILLSLGFWQIARLQEKELFLSSMKNNLNNPSINIKTLSGNKLYAKIRANGYFLVGKNLHLYGRRSMSTEKDGYYLVTPFQTDDNKIILVVLGWFAGRHKKNIDNIIDNSMEVTGVILPGEKTKLFVLDNDVKNNVWFTLDLTQASNVLGLKLEDFYLVMEGNNNRSDILKSLSIENLLNVRNDHLEYAITWFALAISLAVIFVIYNLSKKEIK; encoded by the coding sequence ATCGGTAAGTGCCAAGTTCAATTATTACCTTTATTACTTACTATATTAGCATTTGTAATTCTCTTATCACTTGGGTTTTGGCAAATTGCTAGATTACAGGAAAAAGAACTGTTTTTAAGTTCAATGAAAAATAATCTTAATAATCCGTCAATTAATATAAAAACACTTAGTGGAAATAAATTATATGCTAAAATAAGGGCGAACGGCTATTTTCTAGTGGGTAAGAATTTACATCTTTATGGGCGCAGATCAATGTCCACTGAAAAAGATGGTTATTATTTAGTTACCCCATTTCAAACTGATGATAACAAGATAATCTTGGTTGTACTAGGGTGGTTTGCTGGGAGGCATAAAAAAAATATTGATAATATAATAGATAACTCTATGGAAGTCACAGGTGTAATTCTTCCCGGTGAAAAAACAAAGCTGTTTGTACTGGATAATGATGTTAAAAATAATGTTTGGTTTACCTTGGATTTAACTCAAGCCTCTAATGTTCTTGGCTTAAAATTAGAAGATTTTTATTTAGTTATGGAGGGTAATAACAATCGATCTGATATTCTTAAAAGTTTGTCGATTGAAAATTTGCTGAATGTCAGAAATGATCATTTAGAATATGCCATAACTTGGTTTGCATTAGCGATCTCGTTAGCAGTAATTTTTGTAATTTATAATTTGTCTAAAAAAGAAATAAAATAA
- the bcp gene encoding thioredoxin-dependent thiol peroxidase, protein MTLKIGDIAPNFTMPIDNNSTVNLSDLAGKVVVLYFYPKDDTPGCTIEAGDFNKLKLEFEKMNAVIIGVSKDDLNSHDKFKKKYCLDFDLASDSNSDTCEKYGVWVEKSMFGKKYMGVDRATFLIDKKGKIVYIWSKVQVAGHAEDVLNQVRKII, encoded by the coding sequence ATGACATTAAAAATAGGTGATATTGCACCAAATTTTACTATGCCAATAGATAATAATAGTACAGTTAATTTGTCAGATTTAGCAGGAAAGGTTGTTGTATTATATTTTTATCCTAAAGATGATACACCAGGTTGTACTATCGAAGCCGGTGACTTTAATAAATTAAAACTAGAATTTGAAAAAATGAATGCTGTCATTATTGGTGTATCAAAGGACGACTTAAATTCTCACGATAAATTCAAGAAAAAATATTGTTTGGATTTTGATCTTGCATCAGATTCTAATTCCGATACTTGTGAAAAATATGGAGTTTGGGTAGAAAAATCAATGTTTGGTAAAAAATATATGGGAGTTGATAGAGCTACTTTCTTAATAGACAAAAAAGGCAAGATAGTTTACATTTGGTCAAAAGTACAAGTGGCTGGACATGCTGAAGACGTATTAAATCAGGTACGGAAAATAATATAA
- a CDS encoding cytochrome c oxidase subunit 3, producing MLHISIKNNNVVSLEEKQHLFHLVDPSPWPILTSFALLLLASGSIMFMHAYRFGEYVFGAGILSVIFCLYSWWSDVIKEGLIGKHHTQPVRIGLRIGMALFILSEIMFFAVFFGSFFKANLFPVGVLDGIWVVKPGVWPPAGIQTFDPFDIPFINTLILLLSGTTVTWAHYALEENNQKDCMTALSFTIILGVFFSLMQAYEYHHAAFGFKDGIYPSNFYLATGFHGVHVIIGTIFLSVCYYRVRRGDFVKGNGHLGFEFAAWYWHFVDVVWLFLFTFVYVLGR from the coding sequence ATGTTACATATATCTATTAAAAACAATAATGTTGTTTCTTTAGAAGAAAAACAACATCTATTTCATCTCGTTGATCCGAGTCCTTGGCCAATCCTGACTTCATTTGCCTTATTGCTTTTAGCTAGCGGTAGCATAATGTTTATGCATGCATATAGATTTGGTGAATATGTTTTTGGAGCTGGTATTCTTTCAGTGATTTTTTGTTTATATTCATGGTGGAGTGATGTAATTAAAGAGGGATTAATTGGAAAACATCATACGCAGCCAGTAAGAATCGGCTTAAGGATAGGTATGGCACTATTTATTTTGTCAGAAATAATGTTTTTTGCTGTATTTTTTGGGTCATTTTTTAAAGCAAACCTTTTCCCTGTAGGAGTGCTAGATGGTATATGGGTGGTAAAACCTGGTGTATGGCCTCCTGCTGGTATTCAAACATTTGATCCTTTTGACATTCCTTTTATTAACACATTGATTCTTTTGTTGTCCGGTACAACAGTAACTTGGGCACATTATGCTCTTGAGGAAAATAACCAAAAGGATTGTATGACTGCTCTTAGCTTTACCATAATACTTGGTGTATTTTTTAGTTTAATGCAAGCTTATGAATATCATCATGCAGCTTTTGGTTTTAAAGATGGAATCTATCCTTCTAATTTTTACTTAGCAACAGGTTTTCACGGAGTTCACGTAATAATTGGCACTATATTTCTAAGTGTTTGTTATTATAGAGTGCGGCGAGGTGACTTTGTGAAAGGTAATGGTCATTTGGGTTTTGAATTTGCAGCTTGGTACTGGCATTTTGTCGATGTAGTATGGTTGTTTTTGTTCACTTTTGTATATGTTCTTGGAAGATAG
- the grxC gene encoding glutaredoxin 3 gives MHKIILYTVIIYTLTYCPYCTKAKKLLNRKNISYKEIIVDNYSDKQRLELQAKANGQRTLPQIFIDGKHIGGCDALHKLEEEGKLDELVK, from the coding sequence ATGCACAAAATAATTCTATACACTGTCATAATTTATACATTAACATATTGCCCCTATTGCACTAAGGCAAAAAAACTACTTAATCGAAAAAATATATCTTACAAAGAAATAATCGTAGACAATTATAGTGACAAGCAAAGATTAGAGTTGCAAGCTAAAGCTAATGGACAACGTACATTACCACAAATATTCATTGATGGTAAGCATATTGGTGGATGTGATGCTCTTCATAAACTTGAAGAAGAAGGTAAGTTAGATGAATTAGTAAAATAA
- the pgeF gene encoding peptidoglycan editing factor PgeF, producing the protein MDEFIKNKVYYKIFDGSFKQSSHIYSKKNKLGDSRILESVENNRLTVVKHYDAKNIVILQQVHGNKVIDADSDIETDPEADGAVTTKKNLVLTVQTADCVPILLSSEDGKVIGAAHCGWRGAKAGITNNLVKLMHEKGAKNIRAIICPSIQQYSYEVDQEFYDNFIKQRAKNSKFFSSSLRTKHYMFDLPAYVELQLQEAGIKDITRMLEDTYTTPEKYPSYRRSCHTGELYNRTILSTIVIKG; encoded by the coding sequence GTGGATGAGTTTATAAAGAATAAAGTTTATTATAAAATTTTTGATGGAAGCTTCAAGCAATCTAGTCATATTTATAGTAAAAAAAATAAGTTGGGTGATTCTAGGATCTTAGAAAGTGTCGAGAATAATCGGCTAACAGTAGTTAAGCATTATGATGCCAAGAACATTGTTATCCTACAGCAAGTTCATGGTAACAAAGTTATTGATGCTGATAGTGATATTGAGACTGATCCCGAAGCTGATGGGGCAGTTACTACCAAAAAAAATCTAGTGCTAACAGTACAAACTGCTGATTGCGTTCCTATTCTACTTAGTAGCGAAGATGGTAAGGTTATAGGGGCAGCTCATTGTGGTTGGCGTGGAGCTAAAGCTGGTATCACTAATAATTTGGTAAAACTAATGCATGAGAAAGGAGCAAAAAATATTAGAGCTATTATTTGCCCTAGTATTCAACAATATTCTTATGAGGTAGACCAAGAATTTTACGATAATTTTATAAAGCAACGGGCTAAGAACTCAAAGTTTTTTAGTAGCTCTTTGAGAACAAAGCATTATATGTTTGATTTACCAGCTTATGTAGAACTTCAACTGCAAGAAGCTGGTATTAAAGATATAACAAGGATGCTAGAAGATACATATACTACCCCTGAGAAATATCCAAGTTATCGACGTTCCTGTCATACTGGAGAATTATATAACCGTACCATATTATCCACCATTGTAATTAAAGGATAA
- a CDS encoding glutamine synthetase has protein sequence MTTLQQFIHTLSDHLQKNNALQKIIKKFRTDYSLIACIGVEIEFYLSKNIDPLEFQTLLGIAVKKEKGANQFEVDLPPSTNIIEYIEKISSTKSKIQIIAEKLRGNVNFSAKPFASDYGSSMHFHVNFIFPNDLENCILNIDLMAQSICHYMLDTFLIFMPNEDDYLRLDKNFMAPTNVSFGNNNRTVALRIPDLSPKRLEHRIANPLTDPYLAIFTILNSIFLGLKFPDKINNINKIYGNAFDQQYNLVSFPKSLTEALELFNLEFFILLNRQRELATLESLLEIMKKL, from the coding sequence ATGACCACCCTACAGCAATTTATCCATACACTATCAGATCATTTGCAAAAGAACAATGCTTTACAAAAAATCATTAAGAAATTTCGAACAGACTACTCGCTAATAGCTTGCATCGGAGTGGAAATAGAATTTTATTTAAGCAAAAATATTGATCCACTCGAATTTCAGACTCTACTTGGAATAGCAGTTAAGAAAGAAAAAGGAGCTAATCAATTTGAGGTAGATTTGCCGCCTTCCACTAACATAATTGAGTATATAGAAAAAATTAGTAGCACTAAGTCTAAAATACAAATTATTGCAGAAAAATTACGGGGTAATGTAAATTTTTCTGCCAAACCATTTGCAAGCGATTATGGTAGTAGTATGCATTTTCATGTAAATTTTATATTCCCAAATGATTTGGAGAATTGTATACTTAATATTGATCTAATGGCTCAAAGTATCTGTCATTATATGCTTGACACTTTCTTGATATTCATGCCAAATGAAGATGATTATCTTCGTTTGGATAAGAATTTTATGGCACCAACTAATGTATCTTTTGGTAATAATAATAGAACTGTTGCACTGCGCATCCCTGACCTCTCTCCTAAAAGACTAGAACATAGAATAGCAAATCCACTCACTGATCCTTATTTGGCAATTTTTACTATTTTAAACTCTATATTTCTAGGTCTAAAATTTCCTGATAAAATAAATAATATCAACAAAATATATGGCAATGCTTTTGATCAACAATATAATTTAGTGTCATTCCCCAAATCATTAACAGAAGCATTAGAGCTATTTAATTTGGAGTTTTTTATATTACTCAATAGACAAAGAGAACTAGCTACTCTAGAATCACTACTAGAAATAATGAAGAAATTATAG
- a CDS encoding patatin-like phospholipase family protein, translating into MGDIGEAKLNKIDKIKENRILSISGGGIKGIAELVVLAAIEEMTGKSISELFSVITGTSVGGLIATLLTIPKEKGSTEPLFSAKQALELFENTAADIFPQKWYFNGPIGNIFSHKYSQKPLKAMLEKYLGNSTLDEAITRVIIPVFDVSGKNDPNKVFDSHTHNDVLKKEVVLATTAAPTYFKVVVNKEGVGGFGYDAGVPYALVDGGLSANIPAGSAIGVLKEGMTLEEQVEMLKHTMLCSINFEQTHKETAIPSKKLDGSIGWVTKGNIINKIMKATEHSAITEVKKDLPEAGQFTEISIPIPKECKKLDNVKPDNIAKLKEIGRQYVENNKELLENLCKTLVESVNREESLKAANIDESNVSSALVASDNTNEEQDNNASSTASNRVISNECDKQQLLIKDLDDSQYETLQKGLSTLTPRESQLLEMFLQVLDNTQIEALSGRISSIINGNHMDEIPELTNSQNMLLNSFSKMFIPDNDYNTCGQEALAQEVPCDGRGSDFSHAPPEVY; encoded by the coding sequence ATGGGCGACATAGGTGAAGCAAAATTGAATAAAATAGATAAAATAAAAGAAAATAGGATTCTCTCTATTTCAGGTGGTGGAATTAAGGGGATTGCTGAGTTGGTTGTACTTGCAGCGATTGAGGAAATGACAGGCAAGTCTATATCTGAATTATTTAGTGTTATTACTGGCACTAGTGTTGGGGGATTAATTGCAACTTTATTGACCATCCCTAAAGAAAAGGGATCAACAGAACCACTTTTTTCAGCAAAACAAGCTTTAGAGCTATTTGAAAATACTGCTGCTGATATTTTCCCACAAAAGTGGTATTTTAATGGTCCAATCGGTAACATATTCAGCCATAAATATAGTCAAAAACCTCTTAAAGCAATGTTAGAAAAATATTTGGGTAATAGTACATTAGATGAGGCTATAACTCGTGTTATTATACCTGTTTTTGACGTAAGTGGCAAAAATGATCCTAATAAAGTCTTTGATAGTCATACCCATAACGACGTACTAAAAAAAGAGGTAGTTCTTGCTACTACGGCAGCTCCTACTTATTTTAAAGTTGTTGTTAATAAAGAGGGTGTAGGTGGTTTTGGCTATGATGCTGGAGTACCTTATGCTCTTGTCGATGGAGGCTTAAGTGCTAATATTCCAGCAGGATCAGCTATAGGAGTGCTGAAAGAAGGGATGACTCTTGAAGAACAAGTAGAAATGTTAAAACATACGATGCTTTGTTCTATCAATTTTGAACAAACTCATAAAGAAACGGCGATACCATCAAAAAAATTGGATGGTTCGATAGGTTGGGTAACTAAAGGAAACATAATAAACAAAATTATGAAAGCTACCGAACATAGTGCTATAACTGAAGTTAAAAAAGATTTACCAGAAGCTGGTCAATTTACAGAGATATCAATTCCTATACCAAAAGAATGTAAAAAATTGGATAATGTTAAGCCGGATAATATAGCTAAATTAAAAGAAATTGGTAGGCAATATGTAGAAAATAACAAAGAATTACTTGAGAATCTTTGTAAAACATTGGTTGAGAGTGTAAATAGAGAAGAGAGTTTAAAAGCAGCAAACATTGACGAATCTAATGTTTCTAGTGCGTTAGTAGCGAGTGATAATACTAATGAAGAGCAAGATAATAATGCTTCCAGTACTGCTAGTAATCGTGTAATATCGAATGAATGTGATAAACAACAATTATTGATTAAAGATTTAGATGATAGTCAATATGAAACTTTACAAAAAGGCTTGAGTACTTTAACTCCTAGGGAATCTCAGCTTCTAGAAATGTTCTTACAAGTATTAGATAATACACAAATTGAAGCTTTATCCGGTCGGATTAGCTCAATCATCAACGGTAATCATATGGATGAAATACCTGAGTTAACTAATTCTCAAAATATGCTTCTTAACTCTTTTAGTAAGATGTTTATACCTGATAATGATTATAATACTTGTGGTCAAGAAGCTTTAGCTCAAGAAGTACCGTGTGATGGAAGAGGCTCAGATTTTTCACACGCTCCTCCTGAAGTGTATTAA
- the uvrB gene encoding excinuclease ABC subunit UvrB produces the protein MNKFSIVSKYSPAGDQPKAINEIVKGLESRMRSQILFGITGSGKTFTMANIIKRTGRPSLIMVHNKTLAAQIYSEMKAIFPNNAVEYFVSYYDYFQPEAYIAKTDTYIEKDSSINEQIDLLRHSATRSLLERRDVIVVSSVSCIYGLGSPNLYYQMTISLKSGEIYARDKLLNDLVNLQYERNDVGFERGTFRVKGDNIDIFPVHYNDKAWRLSFFGNEIEYISEFDPLTGEKLAKLDQAVIYAKSHFVTPKEVVQNAISQIEEELQRRLEFLKAHDKLVEAQRLNQRTQYDMEMMMETGSCKGIENYSRFLTGKANGQPPPTLFEYLPKDALLFVDESHVSVPQIRAMYNGDRARKEVLVEHGFRLPSALDNRPLKFEEWQDFRPQTIFVSATPGSFELEETAGIMVEQIIRPTGLLDPECIIKPATNQVEDLISEIQYTINKGFRVLVTTLTKKMSEDLTNYLQELGYKVSYLHSNVHTLERMEIIRDLRQGTIDIIVGINLLREGLDIPECGLVAILDADKEGFLRSEVSLIQTIGRAARNSQGRVILYADRNTKSIDKAVGETYRRRKIQEEYNRQHGIVPQTINHHIHALIELEKLDSKLDNKKQTHILLDNPMKLKAHIDRLKKEMYEKASNLEFEQAAKIRDQINVLEEAALELT, from the coding sequence ATAAATAAGTTTTCAATAGTATCTAAATATAGTCCAGCTGGCGATCAGCCAAAAGCAATTAATGAAATCGTTAAAGGTCTTGAATCTAGAATGCGTTCACAAATACTCTTTGGTATTACTGGTTCTGGTAAGACCTTTACTATGGCAAATATTATTAAGAGAACCGGTAGACCATCGCTTATTATGGTACATAATAAGACATTAGCTGCCCAAATTTATTCAGAAATGAAGGCAATTTTTCCCAATAATGCCGTTGAATATTTTGTATCATATTATGATTATTTCCAACCTGAAGCATATATTGCAAAAACCGATACTTATATAGAAAAAGATTCTTCGATAAATGAACAAATAGATTTATTAAGACACTCTGCTACTAGGTCACTGCTGGAACGTCGGGATGTAATTGTTGTATCCTCAGTTTCTTGTATTTATGGTCTTGGTTCACCAAATCTTTATTATCAGATGACAATAAGCCTTAAGTCTGGGGAAATTTATGCTAGAGATAAATTGCTTAATGACTTAGTAAATTTACAATATGAGCGTAATGATGTGGGGTTTGAACGCGGTACGTTTAGGGTAAAAGGTGATAATATTGATATATTTCCAGTACATTATAACGATAAAGCTTGGCGATTGTCATTTTTTGGCAATGAAATTGAATATATAAGCGAATTTGATCCGCTTACAGGTGAAAAATTAGCTAAATTGGATCAAGCTGTGATTTATGCTAAGTCCCACTTTGTAACACCTAAAGAAGTAGTACAAAATGCTATATCGCAAATTGAAGAGGAATTACAACGACGCTTAGAATTTCTTAAAGCACATGATAAATTAGTAGAGGCTCAAAGATTAAATCAGCGTACCCAATATGATATGGAAATGATGATGGAAACTGGCAGTTGCAAAGGCATTGAGAATTACTCTCGATTCCTAACTGGTAAAGCAAATGGGCAACCCCCGCCAACCTTATTTGAATATTTGCCTAAAGATGCTTTACTATTTGTCGATGAAAGTCACGTATCTGTCCCGCAAATTAGAGCAATGTATAATGGTGATAGGGCAAGAAAAGAAGTATTAGTGGAACACGGGTTTCGCCTTCCATCAGCCTTAGATAACAGACCATTAAAATTTGAAGAATGGCAAGATTTTAGACCTCAGACGATTTTTGTCTCGGCAACACCTGGGTCTTTTGAATTGGAAGAAACAGCAGGGATTATGGTCGAACAAATTATCAGACCAACGGGACTACTAGACCCAGAATGTATTATAAAACCAGCGACTAACCAAGTTGAAGATTTGATAAGTGAGATCCAATATACGATAAATAAAGGATTTCGTGTTTTAGTGACAACATTAACTAAAAAAATGTCAGAAGATTTAACAAATTATCTACAAGAATTAGGGTATAAAGTATCATATTTGCACTCTAATGTTCATACTCTTGAACGTATGGAAATCATAAGAGATTTACGCCAAGGTACTATAGATATTATTGTTGGTATTAATTTATTGCGAGAAGGTTTAGATATTCCAGAATGTGGACTTGTTGCGATACTTGATGCTGATAAAGAAGGTTTTTTGCGTTCTGAAGTCTCATTAATTCAAACTATCGGCAGGGCTGCAAGGAATAGTCAAGGAAGAGTAATACTCTACGCAGATCGCAACACCAAGTCTATTGATAAGGCTGTAGGTGAGACATATAGAAGAAGAAAAATTCAGGAGGAATATAATAGGCAACATGGTATAGTACCGCAGACAATTAATCACCATATCCATGCACTAATCGAATTAGAAAAATTGGATAGTAAGTTAGATAATAAAAAACAAACTCATATATTATTGGACAATCCAATGAAATTGAAAGCTCATATCGATAGATTAAAGAAGGAAATGTATGAAAAGGCTAGTAATTTAGAATTTGAACAGGCGGCAAAAATACGAGATCAAATTAATGTACTAGAAGAAGCAGCCTTAGAGCTAACTTAA